The genomic window CTGTTGGTTATCCAATAAATGGATTTTCACAAGTTGGTCAATGGAATGAAGAGACATTAGAATATAATGCAAAATTTGAGAAGAAATGGGAAAACCCATCAGATGAGACTTTAAAAGCTATGGGTCAATCAACTTTCTTAGTACAATGTGCACCTTGTCATGGTGTAGATGCTGAAGGAATTGATGGTAAAGCTCATAACTTAACAAAAAGAATGTCAAAAGAGCAAGTTGTTTATGTTATTAAAAATGGTGCGAATAACTTAAAAACAGTATATCCAGCTGGAATGCCTCCAATGATGTTAACAGAAGATGCAGATATAAATGCAGTTGCTGATTATGTTGCTGGTGGATTTAAAGGTGAACAACCTGCTTCATTTGCTACTTGTGCTGGTTGTCATGGTGATGATGGAAAAGGTATGGAGTTTGTAGCTCCAAATATCAGAGCTTATGATGATGCTTTAGTAACAGCTGTACTAAAAAATGGTAAAAAAGGTGCTATTGGATCAATGCCAAGTTTTGATGGTAGATTAAATGAGACACAAGAGAAAGCATTAGCTACATACTTAAGAAGTATAGGAGAGTAAGATGGCTGGAAATACACAAATGAATGAGAATGAGAGAGGGACTTTTAAACTAAATGGTATTACAGGTATGTTAGTAGCAGTTGTATTGTTATTAACAATATTAGGTGTATTAACATTTAATGGGATAAAAGTACAACAAAATGAGGCTAGTAATTTTTATAAAATCAATCAAGATTTGAATGGTTTAAAAATGAATAGTTCAGATAATTATAAACAGTATCAACTTGTTGGTTCTGGTAAATAAGGAGAAAATTATGTATCAAACTATTTGGGTTTTGCTTATATTGTCTGCTGTTATGACAGCTTATTATGCATTTTTTGACTCTGCTAGAGTATTTGTTGGTTAATAGGAAAAAATATGATTGAAAAAGAGTTATCACCTTTAGAAATATTAAAAGCATCTAGAAATCCATTAAGAGTGATTGAAGATATTTATAAAGAAGCAGTTGAGGGAATTCC from Arcobacter venerupis includes these protein-coding regions:
- a CDS encoding DUF4006 family protein, coding for MAGNTQMNENERGTFKLNGITGMLVAVVLLLTILGVLTFNGIKVQQNEASNFYKINQDLNGLKMNSSDNYKQYQLVGSGK
- a CDS encoding c-type cytochrome, giving the protein MKSMVIGGIILIIALLAGTYFVAGDAFNGDDYINSLTMLGAVAIITITVFVALKYVNQMKNDTASGELAEEKWDGIGEYKNQVPTGWALAFIGTIIWMFWYFTVGYPINGFSQVGQWNEETLEYNAKFEKKWENPSDETLKAMGQSTFLVQCAPCHGVDAEGIDGKAHNLTKRMSKEQVVYVIKNGANNLKTVYPAGMPPMMLTEDADINAVADYVAGGFKGEQPASFATCAGCHGDDGKGMEFVAPNIRAYDDALVTAVLKNGKKGAIGSMPSFDGRLNETQEKALATYLRSIGE